The DNA sequence acttgaccccaaaactgttagttgctttTTTATAGGTTATctagataaatctaaaggctataaattatattctgctcatcattcacctagaatttttgaaacacatcaagtaaagtttctaagtgaaaaagttcacaatacaaaccttgaggatttaacctcagattttgaggaaattgtgtcaaatgagaatataagtgtagcattgcctttagaacaagatgtaactgatcatgtcactggtcatgtaactgaccatgtaactggccaagtaactgaccatgttactgaccaagtaactgtacctggtcaagtcactgaccatgtcactgaccaagtaactgtacctggtcaagtcactgaccatgtcactgaccaagtaactgatcatgtaactgaccaagtaactgtaccttgTCAAGTAACTGGCCacgtaactgatcaagtaactgaacctcaaaatcctccagtggcttagcctagaagatcacatagagcaagaaaaccaactacatttaatcaggccattgggAGTAGTGAATCACATTAGTagcagctagcaatggaagcaaaaattgattccattagccaaaatgcagtttgggaattagttgaacctgaccccaaacagaagcctataggttgtaaatgggttttcaaaaccaaaagagatgcaaatgacaatgtagagagacataaagcaagaccAGTTGCCAAGGGTTTCACACAGAatgagggcattgactttactgagactttttctccagtttctacaaaagactcgtttaggataatcatggctttagtggctcattttgatatggagttgcaccagatggatgttaaaacagctttcttgaatggtgaactagatgaagtgatttatatgaggcagccagaagggtttgtacaagctagaagtgaaaacttagtgtgtaagttaagaaaatcaatttatggcctaaaacaagcttctagacagtggtacaagaaatttgattctgtgatttctacttttggatttacagaaaatcttgttgatgagtgtgtttatttgaagaaagttcggaacaattttatttttctggtactctatgtggatgatatacttttggctagcagtaacattaaattgcttaaagataccaagagttttctgtcaatgaattttgacatgaaagacttaggagaagcatcctatgtactaggtattgagattaaaagagatagggcacagagactacttagtttgtctcaacagaattatgttaccaaaattttaaagagatttggtatggagaagtgtgcagctggagaagttcccatgtccaaaggagataagctaactaagaagcaaagtcccaatagtgatgttgaaaaggaaaatatggagtcaaacccttatgccagacttgtaggaagtctcatgtatgcacaagtctgcactaggccagacttgtcttttgcagtagggattttgtcaagattccagtctaatccaggccatgagcattgggtagctgggaagaaagtgttgagatacctgcagagaactaaaactcacatgctagtttataggccagtggaggatctgaaactcattggattctcagactcggattttgcagggaattatccagactccaagaagtcgacttgtggatatgtgttcatgcttgcaggaggtgctattgcttggaaaaccatgaaacaaacacttgtttcaacttctactatgcaagctgaatttattgcagtatatgaaactgtgtgtgaaggactttggattaggaattttctcatgcagaccaaagtattgagtcacattgtggctggaacacttgtgatttattgtgacaatgaggctgcagttttctttagaaagaacagtaaaaggtcaaataattctaaacacattgatcgaaagtattacagtgttagagaaagagtaaagcatggtgaaatagctgttttgagtattgacacaaattcacagctagcagatcctttcaccaaggccttgtcagtagcagcattccagaagcatacaacaagcattggagctttagctaatctagatgcttaggttcagtagagagttagtccagttggagcaatttaaaattttaagattcttgagttcttgtattttcagttgtgatatttttgacttttgtttatcacaacttatttgtaatggcaatttattactatcaataaaatttcgaggtatttccaaatatgattttgctgcagctttattgttttattttggaaattatcatcttgttttgaatgtcatacttgctatcagatggcttaaatcatgtacaGCATGATGCTAAGGTTCAAGCAAtgttttaagccatcagtgttcagaaaaattgcttgagtttctggttttagaaacgtacagtaggacctaatatatgtttacttgttgatacatattaacatatattgtatcacttctggtttgacatatgtggattgcaggagcttatgtttgaggttttgaaactctgcatttttgttaaaatgtatactgtttcttgctctgcataagtaactgtgatctgaccatgttggaatggattttcgatttgagtttgtcatctggcgcgcacttcagtaagttaagtaggttttgatgttctctggtgcaaatcatcgagtatgatatgtgtgagtccaagggggagattgttagatcaaatatggacttaacacatatcatcataaagtaattgatgattagctaaatgtcaaacctagttcaacatggatacaaactgtaaatcaatactagtaacttaatgaagcagtgtatcaattcattaaggatagtaatccattgcttcgtctacaagaaaggctacgagattgtgatacattaggaatctaactaggaaacctaaaccgatatggataactttaatgggaagcttcttgagggttaagtctcctatatatgcagatgaattggtccctgattactaccgacgttttgcatattgttttgtccattgagaagcaagttggtaagtaacagaaggccatattcagtgttcgtgtttgcagttgcataagatggaatccatgccagtgattgctgaaggtaagccttgatcccttttatgattgtgtgcatgtgttgtgagcatgtatatggttttaacATTGTCAAGTACTTACTAGGTTCCCACAATACGATTAGTATTGCCTTGTGTTTCATCATGCACAAACAACCTTGCCAtgccaaaatctgaaattttagggTTCATTTCTGCATCTATTAAGATGTTACTAGCTTTGAGATCACGATGAATAATCCTAAGGAGAGAATCAACATGAAGGTAAAGTAGCCCTCGAGCAATGTCTTCTATGATTTTATAACGTTTATCCCAATCCAGTTGGTCGCGCTTGATTGGATCTACATGTATATCAGACAAGAAAAACGATTTGATCTGTTATAGTATTTGTTGCATGTGTCACACAAATGAAAATTCTATAGTAGATTTTTGAAGTTGAAGAAAATGCAGAAGTCGGTCATACCAAAAATGATGTTATCAAGACTTGCGTTAGGGAGATACTCATAGACAAGAAGCCTTTCATTTCCTTCCAAGCAGAAACCGAGAAGTCTAACTAAATTTCTGTGTGGAAGCCTAGCCACTAGTAAGACCTCATTTTTGAATTCTAAATCTCCTTGTCCAGAATCCATAGAGAGCCTTTTCACTGCTATCTCTTCCCCATTGGGAAGCTTACCCTGAGAAAGTTTTTGTACAAAGGATTTACATTCAAGGAAAACATAGGATAGTTAATTTATAGTTAAGTTGGCACATAATTAATATGAATGATCATTTAAATATGATGATGTATCCATACCCTGTATACAGAACCAAAACCTCCATGTCCGAGTTTATATGCTTCAGAAAAATCATCTGTAACAACTCTGATGGTGCCAAAGTCAAATTGCAAGGATTCTGCACTTCTACTTTCATCTGCATCTTCGGCGCCTAAGGAGCAATTAATACAACAAGTTTGATTAGTTTCCAAAATTAAGGAGTTGtaacataattaaatccaagTGCTTAGTACATGCAGTAATAGGCCTCCCCAAATCAAGTAGCTAGAAAAAAAATGTCAGAGGAGTTCATTTTGTTTGACCAGTACCTGGAAGCTTGCTTtgatcaagtttttttttctgtcttcCTCGCTCTTAAATAAATGCAGATGCATACAGTTGGTACCAGAGACGTAGTGATTGGCACAACCACAAGGATTACAGTCCGCAATTTATTACTCTTCTTCGGTTCTGCAAAAATTAGAattcttattcttttgtaattaAGCATCGTGCCGGTTATATACACAGATAGATTACCATGACTATAAAATTAAATAATGACTTGTTACTTGTTATCAATGTGTTCAAAGGCGAAGTCGTCTTGTGAGTGCCTCGCGAGGCGAGTGCCTCAAGACCTTAAGGCGATCACCTTTCCCTTATATATTATAATAATACATtacatatttatataatatatgaaaatatttaagttaaaacaaagaaagaagtccacagaaataatatatttccaaatagggaaaacatcactaatggtcactgagttatgatttattcgacacttaactcactgtattttcaacaatatcacttaactcactcagttttacatccgtctttcacttaactcactgtcgttaattctgccgttaaaagctattaaaattgagggtatatttgtctaaacactaaaaaaatgaatttctaacttttaaaaaaagacaattttttttttcaaattatatttaagttaaaaaaattattttttattagaaatctcagaaatttaaaaaattgaaaaaagtctaaaaaatataaattgagggtatatttgtctaaacactaaaaaaatgcatttctaactttttttttttaaaagacaattttttttttcaaattatatttaagttaaaaaaattattttttattagaaatttcagaaagttaaaaaaattgaaaaaaagtctaataaatgtagtttttttaagttaaaaataatttttaagtgttttgacaaatataccctcaattttaacggcttctaacggtagaattaacggcagtgagttaaaTGAAAGACGGATATAAAACtaagtgagttaagtgatattgttgaaaatacagtgagttaagtgtcgaataagtcataactcagtgaccattggtgatatttCTCCAATTATTGAAGAGGTATCTTCAACTATCATCATGGTACTAGTGGCAATAAGCTTGGCCGAGCCCATGGTACTATAACATCTTGCAGCTTAGTAACAAATGGCATCACAGAGTACCCTTCATTTCATACAAAACAAAGACTACAGTTCTATTTGTATAAAGACGTCTATATTGGTTATTAAATATAGTAAAGAGACGGAAGTTCAAGCGTCGAAAGGTCTGAGCCCATGTTCAACCTATTGACCCAATACTACATagagaatgattttttttttgagagaaagggataatttcattaattcatccatggccagaaggcacgtacatcataTGTTGTCTCATACCAAAAGTACTAGATGGTCTAAGCTACCAAACACATGACAGGTAACCCTCACTGTTGACAAATAAGCACAACTTTTGACCTAGCCATCAGGGGACAAATCCAAACAACTACCTAAATCCTTACTAGAGTAACCCTAATTGCCTAAGACCTCATTTGGTGTACAATCAGAGAAACTAAACTTACATAGCAATAGATTGGCATCAAATGCTAGGTACCAAGATACTAGATCGAGAAACACTAAAAAGTGTAATCAAACCAAACATCATGCACAAAATCTCCAGGGTCCCAACAGAGTAGTGAAGTGGACCCCACACCAGCCCAACCTCTTGAAGACCcaatctgatttgggcacccaccgCCGGGCACCCAGATATGGCCGTTGTCTTTCAGCCGGCCCCAGCTTCGTCTCCACCCAACGTAGCCACCAGAGAGCACGGCAGCAGTCTCCCTGGATTAAGGATCCGAGCAGCCAAGCCATCGACGTCGGTGTCAATACCAACGCTGGCCATATCACCGGCGCCACTAGCAATCCCATCCACCAAAACGAGGCCCGAACATAGCTTTGCACCACCGCAAGCTGCCCAGTACTGCCATTGAAGCTCCTCCAATCACTGTAAGAAGGTAGGCGCTGCCCGATCTCGAACCCAGATCTACCATGCTGTGGTAGCAGCCCTAACTCGAGACATAGCACTGCCAACCAACGAGCCCGCAATGTCGAAAACCAAGAATCTGAGAGATCTGATGGAGGTGAATGGGGCCTCCCTGCAAGCAGCCCAAAGGAGGCTGCACTAGGTTTTCGAGAGAGGAAGCTCTCGACTCTCATTCTTTAATGACTATAGCCTTTGGCTTACATAGAGAATGATTATtgaatagaaagaaaaagaagtaatTAAATAGAAAGGACGTTGAAAGAAACGGCGCCGCATAAGCTAAAACAATTAATTCAAAACGGCCTCGttttgactaaaaaaaaaaacaaaaaaaacaaaagataacCCACGACTTCATCTCTTCCTTGCGCTCTGGTGACAGGCTAGGTAATTTCCAGTTGCCTCACACCGGAGCGAGCCCGGGCTCGCCTCGGCATCGCCTTTGAAAACATTGCTTGTTATCATCCACTAAAGTTTCAGAACTGAAAAGTTATGCAGGTAGTGTGGTACTATatattaaaaattttaaatcaCATAATATAGATGGATCTAGCCATTTAATGAGATTCATAATATGAAGCTAATCACGTTCTGCACCAAGTACTCTGATagaattgtttattttttagatGCCTTAAACATCACTCTAGCAAAAAATGAACGAAAGACGAACAACAAATTTGGAAAAATCATCACACAGACACATAAATGCAACATATATACTTATGTACCTTCTGAATTTGTAGTATTGGTTGATGGTGAAGGCGGAGATATTGGTGGCAATGATGGAAGTGGTGCCACATTTGCAGGGTCGAGGAAGCTAGCAGGCTCATACCTAATGTTACAACTTGGTTTAAGAATTCTGGCCCTATCCTTCCCGTAACTGTAGGTTGTGATGTCTTCATAAGCACCAACCAAGCAATCAGTGCAATCTTGCTTGGACAAATCTGGCGTGCACTGCGCTTGTGCAAATATTGTCTTTAAATCTGAAGTAGTTGTGTTGTTTACTGCGAACTTACGAAGTGAACCACCTGCTGTAGCTTCACTACTCAATCTTTGGATTAGCTTCCAAAGCTCTTCAAAGAACCCTTCCACTTCCGATGATGCTACATTTCTTGGACTCACGATATAGAAAAGAGGGGAATCCTCCATGAGGCCATAGAGGGATCGGTTTGAGTAGCGTAACATGCAAGTGTCATAAAACCCAAGAGCTTCTTTTTGGTTAGGACAATGCTCTGTGAGCTTGTGGCTCGAGTCATTGAGGCAGCTACGACAAGCATCCTCCaggcagtggcggatccagaaaAATTTCTTAGGTAAGGCAAGATTCAAGGCAAACAAGAAAAACCCAGTCTAGCTAAGGTAAGATTCATCTGGTTTTGCCTTTTTCTGCTATGTTTTAGGTAGCTTCCTTCAGCCAACATATATAAATCAAGGTAAACAAGAAAAACTCAGTCTAGGCAAGTGCCCAAGCTGGCCTATATGTGGCTCCGCCCCTGCCTCCAGGAGATCTCCTCTACAAAGTCCAGCTGCATAAACTTGGTTGGATGAGTTTTCGGCATAGGAGGAATTGTAAAAGCCATAGCCATTGCCGTTGGTGGAGACTATTGTGGAGAGAAGGGTGTCTAAATTTGTTTGGTAGGTACTATTAGCGGTGTAGTGACCTTTTCCATTGGAACATGAATAGGCTGAAAATGATGGCTGAGGAAGGGATTGAGTGACCGCGAGTAACAAAATATGAGAACAGAAGAATAGAGTTGCTGAGGAAACCATTGTCATGGTGGGATTGCGTTGTTAAAGCGATGAAGGAAAACTATGAAGCTCTAAATATGAATCAAGCTCTAAACATGTTACTCGGTCTGTCCAACTAGCCAAATCGATCAA is a window from the Rosa chinensis cultivar Old Blush chromosome 2, RchiOBHm-V2, whole genome shotgun sequence genome containing:
- the LOC112186273 gene encoding putative receptor-like protein kinase At4g00960 codes for the protein MTMVSSATLFFCSHILLLAVTQSLPQPSFSAYSCSNGKGHYTANSTYQTNLDTLLSTIVSTNGNGYGFYNSSYAENSSNQVYAAGLCRGDLLEDACRSCLNDSSHKLTEHCPNQKEALGFYDTCMLRYSNRSLYGLMEDSPLFYIVSPRNVASSEVEGFFEELWKLIQRLSSEATAGGSLRKFAVNNTTTSDLKTIFAQAQCTPDLSKQDCTDCLVGAYEDITTYSYGKDRARILKPSCNIRYEPASFLDPANVAPLPSLPPISPILIFAEPKKSNKLRTVILVVVPITTSLVPTVCICIYLRARKTEKKAEDADESRSAESLQFDFGTIRVVTDDFSEAYKLGHGGFGSVYRGKLPNGEEIAVKRLSMDSGQGDLEFKNEVLLVARLPHRNLVRLLGFCLEGNERLLVYEYLPNASLDNIIFDPIKRDQLDWDKRYKIIEDIARGLLYLHVDSLLRIIHRDLKASNILIDAEMNPKISDFGMARLFVHDETQGNTNRIVGTYGYMPPKYVKHGHFSVKSDVYSFGVLILEIISGQKNSCFHHGENMETLPSYAWKSWREGKCSNVIDPRLKKGSRAEIMRCIHIGLLCVQESLADRPTMALVILMFNSYSLSLPVPSKPAFLMYSSVRSRTNFVSVEVTENDDASLITEVNPR